The Miltoncostaea marina DNA window GCCCGGATCACGTCCTCCAGCCGCTTGTTCGGGACGATGCGGCCGACCGAGACGATCGACGGCGGCCGCCCGGCCGGACGATGCGGCGGCGCGGGCGGCAGGTCGAGCAGCAGCGGCACGACGGCCACCCCCGCGCACCCGGCGGCGGTCAGCTCCCGGGCGTTGAAGGTCGAGTCGGCCACGGCCGCCCGCGCGCGCGGCGCCACCGCGGGCAGCATGGCGCGGGCCCGATCGCAGTCGTCGGCCAGCGCGGCGTTGTGCGCGCGCAGCAGCCGCCCGGGCGTGACGTTGTGGTAGCACACGGCGAGCGGGCCGGGCGCGTCGAGGGCCGCGGGCACGACGGCGCTCCAGATGGACAGGTGCAGGATCACCGGGCCGGAGCCGTGGTCGCCGGCGTCGGCGAGGCGCCGCACGCGTCCGGTCAGGTCGGGGTGCACGTGCTCGGCGACGATCTCGCACCGGTGGCCCCACCGCCCGAGCAGCTCGCCCCACGCGAGCGCCTGGCCGGTCACGGCGTCCCCGGGGGCGGCGGCCGCGAGGAGCTGGCGGACCGTGGTCACGTCGCCAGGCCGCCGACCACGTCCGCGAAGCGGCGCGCGACGGCGGGCCAGCCGTACACGTCGAGCACGTACTCGCGACCCCGCCTCCCCATCGCGCGCGCGGCCTCCCGGTCGGCCCGCAGCGCGTCGAGCGCGTCCCGGTAGTCGTCGTAGGAGGCGAACGGCACGCCGCCGCCGGAGGCCTCGCAGTGCTCGCGCATCACCTCCGAGCCGGCCGCGACGAGCGCGGGGGTGCCCTCGAGCCAGGACTCCATCAGCACGATCGAGAGGCTCTCGAACGGCGAGGGGTTGACCAGCGCGAGCGCCTCGGCGAACGCGCGGCGCTTGTCGTCCTCCGACATGTACCCGAGCCGGGTCACGACCCCGGCCGCCGAGGCGGGGGGCTCGTATCCGCCGCTGCCGATGAGCACCAGGCGCGGCGCGCCTGGGCGCTCGCGGGCGTAGCGCACCGCGTGGTCCACGGCGACGTCGACCCGCTTGCCGTGCTCCAGCCGGCCGGCGTAGAGCACGTACTCGCCCAGGCCCCGCTCGGCCGCGAAGCCGGGCCGGGGCGGGCCGGCCGGCGGGTCGAAGCCCATGCCGACGACCCCGCCGCCGCGGACGTCGGCGAGCCGGCGCGCCAGCCGCTCCTCCGCGGGCGCGTTGAAGACGCAGCCGCGCGCGGCGGCCAGCATGCGGCGCACGGTCTCGAGCCGCGCGTAGGGCTCGTCGTGCAGGCACGGCAGCACCGCCGCGCGGTCCGGGTCGGCGAGCGTCCCCCAGACCGTCGTGCCGAACAGGTAGGGGCAGAGGATCGCGAGGTCGTGGTCGTCGTCCTCCAGCCAGCGCTCGAGCTCCTCCGACCAGACGCTCTGGGCGAGCCACTCCACCTCGTCGAGGTAGGTCGCCCGGCCTTCGAGCACGGCCGCGTGCAGCCGCTCGTAGCGCCCGCGCGCCCGCGGGCTGACCGGGAAGCGCCGCACCGTGATCCCGTCCACGACCTCCGCGCCCGCCGGGCGCTCGTTGCGCCAGGTGTCGTGGTCGAGCGCGCAGGTCGTCGCCACCTCGACGCGCCACCCGGGCGGCGTCGCCCGGCCGGCGAGGCTGCGCGCCAGGGTCTCCGCGCCGCCGACGACCTCGCGTCCGTACCGGGGCACCACCCACACCACCCGCACGGCGGGGCGCTACCTCCAGGCCAGGACGGCGTAGTCCTGGTGCCCGAAGAGCAGGTCGTTGAGCCGGCCGACCACGGCGTCGAGCCGCTCGGCGAGCGCGCCCTCGCCACCGCCGGTGGGCAACAGGCGCTCGGGCGGGGTGGGCGACAGGCGGCGCACCTCCACCCGCCGGAACCCCGCCATGTCGCAGAGGAAGGCCAGCGTGTCGGGATGCACCGGCGCGAGGTGCGTGGGGTCGCGGTGGAAGTTGACCGACCCCGCGACGAGCGACTCGGGGTTCGGCGTCTCCATCACGAGGACGCCCCCCTCGGCCAGCCGGTCGTGGGCCAGGCCGATGAGCCGGATCATCACCGCCGCCGGCAGGTGCTCGACGACGTGGCTGGCGACCACGCCGTCGACGGCGCCGGGCTCGAGCCCCTCCAGGTGGGCGAGCGCGTCGGCCTCGAGCACCTCGAGGCCGTCCTCCTCCAGGCGCGCGACGAAGTCCGCCTCGGTCTCGACCCCGTAGGCGCCGACGCCGTGCTCACGCAGCAGTCGCAGCAGCTCACCGTGGCCGCAGCCGAGGTCGACGACGCGCCGCCGGCCCTCGAGCGCGTCGAGATACGACGACTGCCGGGCGCGGATCTCCTCCGGGGAGCCCCCGAAGCGGGCCTTGAAGGCGGGGTAGTCCATCGGGACGGCGGCGCCGCCGTCCGGGGCGGGCGCGGCGGGGCCGGGGGGCCGCCGCCGCGCCGGCCGGCCGCGAGCGCTCCAGCCGCGCCAGGCGCACGCCGGTCTCAAGGCGCTCGAGGGCCTCGATCCGCCCCATCAGCGACTGCAGGTCGCGCTCCGCCCGGGAGCGGGCCACCGCCTCGGCGGCGAGCGCCTCGTCCGCGTGGCGGCGCACCTCGCGCAGCTCGCCGTCGAGGCGCTGCACCGCGGTGCTCGTCTGGCGGGCGAGGTCGTCGAAGACGTGCACCAGCAGCCGCAGGATCGCCCGCTTCAGCAGCGTCAGCGGCTTGCCGACCCCGCGCTTGGTGGAGTATGCGAGCTGCGGGCGGAAGACGACCGGCGCCGACTCGGCCGGGAGCTCCAGGTCGATGCCCGTCAGGTCGTCGGCGTACGCGCCGGCGGCGCGCATCCGCGCCACGCGCTCGCGCAGCTCGTCCACGAGGCGCTCCACGTCCACGGCGGGCTCCTGGGCGGGCTCGCTCACCGGCCGCGCCCGCGGCCGCGCAGCCGGTCGGCCGCCCCGCGCAGCACGCCGAGGCCGAAGGCCACGTGCGAGGCCGCCGCCCCCGCAACCGTCATGCCCGCGAGCACCGGGCGGCGGTGGAGCACCAGCATCAGCATCCCGAACAGGGCCAGCGCGGCGCCGTACGCGCCGAGGACCGCGGCCCACGCCGTCCGCGCGGCGCCGCCGGCGCGCAGGGCCGCGGGGCGGCGGCCAGCGCGAGCACGAGCGCGGTCGGGGCCAGGTGGCGCGGGCGCAGCGGGCGCGCGGTGCCGACCCGGCGGCCGCGGTCGCGGCCCAGCCGGTGGAGCATCCGCAGGTGCGGCCGGAACAGCGGGGTCGGGCGGCTCGCCACGACGACGTCGGGGCTGCACAGCACGACCTGGCCGTGGCGCCGGCGCATCACGGCGCACAGGTCGTCGTCGAGCGCGTGGCCCTCCTCCAGCGCCCGCTGGAGCGCGGCGGTGCGCACGAACAGGTTCGAGGCCGGGAAGTCGCCCACCTCGCGCAGCCGGCCGACGTGGTGGCGCACGCGGGCGCCGCCGAAGCCGAGCCGCGACTCGTGCAGGATGCCCGCCGCGTCGCGCCGGTCGTCGCCGTCGAGCAGCGCGACCGTCGGACCGACGACGGCGCCGACGGTCGGGTCGCCGAAGAGCGCGAGCGCGCTCGTGGCCCAGCCGTCGCTCGGGCGCGCCTCCTGGTCGACGAACGCCACCACGTCGGTGCCGACCCGCCCGAGGACGCGCGCGATGCGCTCGCTGCGCGATCCCGTCCCCGACGCCACGACCTCGGCGCCGACCAGGGGCGGCGACCCCTCCGGCGCGCCCGGCGCGGCCACCAGGATCCGCCCGCCCTCCGGCAGCACCCGCCGGACCCGCTCGACGGCGGCCTGCGTGGCGGCGTCGATCTCCAGCGGCACGAGCACCGCCGTGACCGACGGGGGGCGCTGCGGCCGGGTCGCCGCGACGCGGCGGGCGAGCACCCGGCGGCGCTCGTAGAAGCGCAGCAGGCGGAGCCGGTAGAAGACCGCCGCGGTGTCCCAGAGGGCCTGGGCGATGGCGCGCCAGTTCACGCCGCTCGACCCGAACTGGTAGTCGAGCCGGATGGGCGCCTCGGCGATGCGGTCGAAGCCGAACGCGCGGGCGACGGCGAGGATCTCGAGGTCGAACGCGTAGCGCTTCACCAGCACGACCGGCAGCACCTCGTCGAGCACCTCGCGGCGGAAGAGCTTCATGCCGACCTGCGTGTCCCGCACGTCGAGCCGGAAGAGCGCCCGCACCAGCTGCTGGTAGCCCCAGGAGTAGAGGCGCCTGCGGGCCGGGTAGGCGACCTGCGACTCCGGGTGGCGCTTCGAGCCCACCACGGCGTCGAGGTCGTGCTCGACCATCAGGTCCATGAAGCGCGCGAGGCCGGCCGGGTCGAGGTCGAGGTCGGAGTCGATCCAGGCCACGTAGTCGCCGCGCGCCGCCGCCGACCCGGTGCGCAGGGCGTACCCCTTGCCCAGGTTCCGGTCGTACGCGAGCACCCGAACGCCCCGGACGGAGTGGCGGTCGAGCTCGTCGCGCGTGCGATCGAGGCTGCCGTCCGAGACCACGATCAGCTCGTGGCCGACGCCCAGCGTCTCGAGACGGGCGGCGATCTCGGCGATGTTGGCGTAGATCGTCGCCGCCTGGTTGAAGGCCGGGGCGACGACGGAGAGCATGGGGCGGGCGCGCTCGGCGGCCGGCGGCGCCTCGGGGATCGGTGAGCGCTCGCGCTGGTTCGCAGCGTCGTGCATCCGGCCCACTCTAGAGGTCCGCGAGGGGCCCCTCAGCGCGGCTGCCCGATCTCGCGCGGCGTGCGCCGCTCGGAGAGGTCGAGGAAGAGCACGTAGCCCTCCACCCGGCGCGTGCGGAATCGCGTCCCGGTGTCCCGCAGGGAGGCCGCGATCGCCGCCGCGCCGTCGCCCTCGGGGGCCACGTACGCGGGGGGCTCCCGGCTGGCGGCGACCGCGGCCTCCAGCTCGGGGAACCGCTGGTCGGCGAAGGCGCTGACGGCCAGGCGGTCGCCCGCGGCGTACTGGAGCGGATAGGCCACCCAGTAGTCGGCGTAGACCGCCGTGACGCGCTCCGCCTCGAGTGCGTCGGCGACCTCGTCGGCGTGCTCGGTGCGCACCACGCCGCCCGCCTGGATCGGCGGGTAGCCGTCCGCGTCGATCGCCTCGGCGAGCTGCGCCGCCGAGAGCCCGCCGACCAGCGCGACGAGCAGGCAGGCGACCGCCGCCGCGAGCGCCCGCGGCCGCACCGCGCCCACGGCGGCGGCGAGCAGCACCGCGAGCACGGGGTACAGCGTGAAGATGTAGCGCGGCTCGCCGGTGAACCAGGTGTAGTCGCTGAGGATGTAGATCGGCGGGCACACGAGCGCCGCGGCGATCAGCAGGTCGACGGGCCTGCGCTCGCCGCGGCGCAGCAGCACCAGGTCGCGCAGCCCGCGGCGGCGCGACCAGGCGGCCGCGCCGAGGGCGGCGAGCGCGAGCGCGCTCACCAGGGCCGGCGGGATCCATCCGGTCACGGGCGTCACCCCGCCCAGCTCCCTCGCGCCGAGGAACTGGTCCAGCACCGGGCGCAGCAGGTTCTCGAGCCGGGCCCCCGGCTCGGAGTGCGGCTGGGGTGGCCGGCCGGACGCGGCGAACGGGCCGTGGATCGCGCGGTGCACGATGAGCGGGGCCGCCCCGACGACGGCGCCCGCGAGCGCCGGCGGCAGCAGCCGCCGCAGGGCCCCCCGGGCGCTGCCGAGGCCCCAGAGCACGGCCGGGATCAGGACGTACGCGGTGAGCGTGCTCTCCCAGAGGGCGAAGCCGCAGGCGATCCCGAGCGCGGCGGCGGTCCAGCGGGACCGCCGGGCGCGCGGATCGACGGCCAGGGCGAGCACGGCCACCAGCACGACCGCCAGCGCGGCCGACGCGTACGCCCCGTGGCTGCGGACCCCCTTCACGACGTTGTAGTAGGGGCCCAGCGCGAAGAGGGCGCCCGCCAGCAGCGCCAGCGCCGTCGATCCGGTCACGCGCCGCCCCAGCACGACGACCGCCGCGGCCGTCGCGGTGGCGATCACGAAGGGCACGACGCGCAGGGCCGTGTGCGTGTCCGGCGCCACGGCGAGGACGGCGGCCTGCAGGTACTGCTCGAACGCGCCCATGTACGTCTGGCCGGCGAAGAAGGCGTAGAGCTCCCCGCCGAGGATGCGCTGGGCCATGATCCCGGTGACGGCCTCGTCGCCGTCGAAGCGCCCGGCCGGCGAGAGCATGAACGCGAGGCGCATCCCCGCCGCGAGCAGGACCACGAGCACCGTGCCCGCCACCAGGAGGCGGGGCCACCTCGCGCCGGCCCCGCCGGCCCCCGGCGGCGTCACCCGCCGCCCACCGGGGCCGCGATCACGGCGTCGCCGGGCGCAGCCCGCCGGGCCGGCGTGACGGTCCAGCCGGACATCGTGATGCCGACGCTGCGCCCGTCCGGGATCGGCTGCGGCCCGGGGTCGGTGGACCAGCCGATGCGCGAGCGGCCACGCGGCAGGCGCAGCAGGAGCTCGCGCGGCTCGATGGCGCCGGCCCGGATCGTCCGCGCCCCCGTCGCGCCGGCGACGGCGACCGACCTGGCCGGTCCGTAGGAGCCCACCTGGAACGTCGCCCGGTACAGGCCGGGCTCCGGGGCGACGACGATGATCTCGCCCCTGTCGGCCACGCTCCACTGCATCCACGTGCCCGCGCCCGCCGCCTCGGGCTCGCCGAAGCCGGTGAGGGAGACGGCGACGCCCGGCCGCGCGGTGACCCGCCACACGGCCACGCCGTTCGCCGCGCGGCCGATCAGCTCGTAGCCGGCGCCCAGCTCCAGGGCCCGCGCCGGGTCGCGCCGGTCGATGACCGCCGTGACGCCGAGGGCCGCGAGCGAGCCGGCCGCGCCCGGGGCTGCCGGGTCGAGCACGCCGGCCCGGACGCCGTCGCCCGGGGTGCCCGCCGGCGCGCCGTTCAGCAGGCGCCGGCCGTGGCCGCGCTGCCACACCAGCGTCTCGGCGCTCGCGGGCTCGCGCGACGCCAGCAGCGGGTACTCGGCGACGATGCCCGCGGGCGCGCGGTCGAGGAGCGCGTACTCGGGCGGCGCGTCGTCGAGCGGCACGATCGCGGTGCGGTCGGTGCGCAGCTCGAGCTGGCTGGCGGCGATCGCCAGCAGGCCGAGGCACGCCGCCGCCGCCGTCGCCGCGCCGGCCCGGCCCGTCAGGCGGTGGGCGAGCCCGCCCGCCGACCGGATCGCCATCGCGAGCCCGAGCGCGGCCATCGGCACGAGTGCGGCCATCAGCACGACGACGAACCGCGACGGCACGCGGAACTCGGTCGCGGCCGCGTGGACGAGCCGCGCCGGCGTCGTCACCTCGTGCCCCGCGATCGTGAGCGGGCTGGGCAGCGAGAACGCGACCGCCGCGAGGGCGAGCACGGGCAGCACCAGGAGCAGGCGGCGCTCGTCCCGGCCCAGCGCCCGGCGCCGCAGGATCCCGCGCCCGAGCCAGGCCGCCGCGAGCGCCAGCGTGAGCAGCCCGACGTAGAGCGAGGTCTCGCCGGGGTTGCTGCCGTGCTGGCGCGCGGCGAGGTAGTCGGCGGTGCGGTCCCCGACGTAGGGGTTGGTCGCGGGCGGGACGACGTACTCGTGGGCCCGCGCGCCGTAGGTCGCGAGCTCGCCGACGCCGCCGTCGAGGCCGAACGCGCTGTCGCCGGCTCCCAGGCGGCTGATGAGGAAGACCGTGAGCACGGCCGCGGCGGACGCGCCCCAGGCGATGCCGGCGTCGCGGACCCGCCCGCGCACGGAGCCCTCGGCGCCGGCGAGCATCGCGGCCGGTATCGCGACGCCCACGATCACCAGCCCCATCAGGCCGTAGTACCCGGAGGTCATCCACAGGGCGCCGAGCGCGCCGGCCACCGCCACCGCGCCGCGCGCGTCGCGCCGGCGGGCCCAGACCACGATCGCCAGGATGAGGAGCGGGAACCCCCAGACGTGGGTCAGGGAGGCGTGGTTCTCGGCGCGCGCCAGCAGCCAGGGGAACCCCATGTAGGCGAGGCCGCCCCACGCCGCGGCCGCCGCGCCCGCGCCGAGCCGCCGCACGAGCCAGTACATCGCGGCTCCCGAGAGGGCGAGGCCCGCGAGCACCACGAGGTTGTAGGCGGCCACCTCCCCGATCACCGGCGTGAGGAGATGGGCCGGCAGGTACGGCAGCAGCCACTGGATGTTGACGCCGTTGCCCTGCTCCCATCCGAACGGCGCGCCCGTGAGGGCCACGTGGGTCTGGCCGGCGATCGAGAAACCGCCCTCCTGGGTGGTGCGCCAGAGCCAGGCGACGGTCCCGAGCGGGTCGCCGCGCCCGAGCACGCCGTGGCCCACGTCCGCGGCCAGCGGCCAGGTCAGGGCCACGGCCGCGAGGGTGGCGCCCGCGAGCACGAGCCCGGCCTCCGCCACGATCGCGCGGCGGGCCGCCAGGACGCGCATGCCGCTCGCGATCCGCTGCGCCGGCGCGACCTGGCGGTGGACGTGCGCCGCGCCGAGCCAGATGGCGGCGAAGACGCCGCCGCGCTGGAGCTGGTAGACGGCGAGGATCGCGAGCCCCACCGCGACGTTCACCCAGAGCAGCGCCACGAGGTCGGCCGGCACGACGCAGAGCAGGAGGACGTGGACCGCGGCGGCCCCGGCGAGCGCGGCCGCGTAGGCATGCCGGCCGAGCGAGAGCTCGTAGCTGACGAGCACGTTCGCCATCGAGAAGCACGTCATCCCGATGCAGAAGATGACGAGCAGCGACGCCGCCTCCGCGTACTCGTCGCCGAACGACAGCTCGACGATGGTCTCGCCCAGCACCGCGTACGTGCCGAGCAGGAGCGCGCAGAAGCCCATCGTGACGACCAGCGCGCGGCCCAGGATGTCGATGCTGTCCTCGCCGCGCGCCACCCGCGCCGCGACGCGCGGGAACAGCACGCCGATGATCGCGCTGGGCAGGAGCACCGCGAGCTTCGCGAGGTTGGAGGCCGCGCCGTAGATGCCGGCGTCCTCCGGCGACAGCCGGCCCTTCACGACGAGCACGTCGATGTTCGTGAGCGCCGTCACCGCCAGCACGCCGAGCGCGACCGGGGCCAGGTAGCGGAGGAACGCGACCGAGTCGACGTGGATCTCGGCGACCTTCGCGCGCAGCGTGTGCCGCGCCCACCACGCGGCCGCCGCCAGCCCGGCGATGGCGGCGACCGCGGTCGCCAGGAGGGCCCCGTACAGGCTCGCGCCGAGCGCCACGAGCGCCGCGAACATCGCCAGGCGCAGCACGGGCGGCAGCGCGACCGCGGCCGACAGCGAGCCGTACCGCTGCAGCCCCTGCAGATCGCCCATCAGGACGACGGTCGCGACCGTCGGCAGCAGGCAGAGCCCCGTGATCGCCATCGGCCCGAGGCCGTCGATCTGGAGCATGTGCGAGAGCGGCGCCATGGCCGCCACGAAGGCCACCGCCATGACGGCGGTCGCCACGCCCGCCATCCGCAGCAGGCGGCCGACGAGCGCCGCCGCGTCGATCTCGCGGCCGCTGGCCGCCCGATGCGCGACCTCGCGCGACACGGCCATCTGCACGGAGGCCAGCGGCAGCTGGATCAGCATCACGAGCACGAGGAGCGCGGTCAGCACGCCGTACTCGGCCGGCCCCAGCACCCGCCCCGCGATGATGGTGAAGCCGTAGTTCGTCGCGTTGGCGATCACCATGGCGGCGAAGAGCAGGGCTCCGCCGCGAACGGCCGTCATGCCCGCGGCGGACCGGTCGCGCGCGTGCGCTGAGCCGGATGGCTGGCTCGTTGTGGCGATGGGCTCGTGTCCTCGTCGGGAGACTGCGGTGCCGCGCAGGCGACGGCGGAGTCTAGATCCCGCCCGCCGGCGACCCCCCGTCCGGCGACGCGCCGGCCGCCGCGAGGCGCGCGACCGCGAAGTCCTCGTCGCGCGCCAGCGGGGCGAGGCGGGGCCCCGGCCGGCACCGTGCCGGCTGCAGGCCGGCGTCCAGGATGACATAGCGCACGCCCATGCCCTGGAGGCTCCGCAGCGTCTCGCACGAGCCGACGTCGTCGAGCCCCAGCAGGCGGCCGATCAGGGCCGGGTCGTCGCTGAAGTTGCAGCCGTTGACGAGGGGATGCCCGTGCTGGATCTGCAGGACGCAGGGGCGCGCGACCCGTCCCACGGCGAGCCCGCCGTACGTCAGCCCCTGATAGTGGATCGCGAGGCCGTCGGGCGCGCCGGCGAGGGCGGTGAGGGCGGGCGAGGGGGCGACGCGGGTGGTCCCCTCGACGGGCACCGCGGCCACGTCCACCGCCACGACGGCCGCGATCGCCGCGGCCACCGCGGGGACGGCGCGCGGCGGGATGCGCCGCAGCAGGCGGGCGGCGCCGACACCGGCCAGGACCGCGAGCGCGACCATCGCGAGCATGACGAAGCGCTGACCGGCGCGCAGCGCGGGCGCGGCCTCCGTCGTGATCATGCTCGGCATCGGCACGTCCACGCCCGCCAGGCCGATCGTCGGCGGCAGCGACCAGACGAGGGCGGCGGCGGCGGTCGCGGCCGCCAGCAGCCCCGCGGCGGCCGCCCGCGACGGCGGCCGGCGCGCCGGCCGGGGCCGGCGCGCGGACCGGACGGCGCCGCGCGCGAGCCAGGCGCACGCCACCCCCGCCAGCGCCAGGACGGACAGCCCGAGGTACGAGTTGGTGCCGACCGCGCGCGGCACGGCGTCCACGAGCGCCTCGTAGGGCCCCTCGCCCCAGGCCCACGCGCTGTGGCCCGGCAGGAGGTACATCAGCGGATGCGCCGACTGGGTGTAGAGGTCCGAGCTCTCGCGGGTGGGGACGTCGGCGAAGCCGTTGGCCACGCCGATCCCGACGTAGGCGACGAGGCCCGCGACGACCGGGACCGCGGTGAGCGCGACCCGGCCGAGCGCCACGCCCCACCCGCGGGTGTGGGCGAGCACGGCGAGGGCCACCAGGCCGCAGGCGAGCGCCTCGACCAGCACGTGGAGCGTGAAGTAGGGCGTCCAGAACACGGCCGGGAGGACCGACAGCCCGGCGAGGAGCGCGCGCCGGCGGTCCGGCCGGCGGATGAGCGCGGTGAACGCCCACAGCACGAGGATGTACGCCCACAGGTGCGTGTAGGTCTGGGCGGCGACGGCGATCAGGCGGATGTGGGCGAAGAAGCCGGCCGCGATGCCCGCGACCAGGCCGGCGCCCACGCTGCCGGTCAGCCAGCGGACGAACAGGAAGGCCGCGGTGGCGGTCAGGATCAGCCCGAGCAGCGTGAACAGCCCGTGGGTCGGGATGGCGCCGATCGTGGCGGACCCGAGCCACAGCGGGGCGGACGAGAGCACCGATGCCGCGTCGAGGCCGGGCGTCAGCGGGACGCCGCCGGGCGCCGCGATCGAGTGGAGGGTGCCGGACGAGAAGGGCGTCGTCCCCTCGCGGACGATGGCGGCGAACTTGGCGACGCTTCCGCTGACGTCGTAGCCGATCGGCGCGGTGAGCGTCGTCGCCGGCCGGATGGCGAACGGCCACGTCGCCTCGACCGCCAGCGCGGCGAACACGCCGAGCGCGAGCACCGCGGCGACGCGGGAGCGGCGCCCCGCGAGCGCCGCCCGCAGGGCGCCCGGCGTCCGGCGCGCGGCCGGGTCGTCGGCCCGGCTCGCTATGGCAGCCCCTCGCCCGTCCTGCGCAGGCCGGATCCGCTCGTGCTCGGCGACGTCGCCGCCCCCTGCTGCATCGGCGTGAGTATACGGAGGCCGCCCCATGCGGCCTGCGTATACTCGCCGGGTGGCCGGGGGGCGGAATCACTCGGCGTCGGAGCGCGCGCCATCGCTGTCCGTCGTGATCCCGGTCTTCAACGAGCCGGTGTGGATCCGACGGGCCGTGGCGGACCTCGAAGAGGCGGTCCGGCGCTCGCCGTTCGAGGACGTCCGGCTGATCATCGTCGATGACGGATCCGATCCGCCGACGCAGGAGGCGCTCGCGACGCTCGAGACGGGCCTCGACCTGACGGTCGTCCGCCAGGCGAACGCGGGCCGCTTCGCCGCGCGTCGCGCGGGCGTCGCGGCGGCCTCGGGGCAGCTGGTGCTGCTCATCGACAGCCGCGTGTCCCTGGGGCCCGACGCGCTCGCGTTCGTGGCCGAGCGGCTCGCGGCGGACCCGTCGGCCGTGATCTGGAACGCGCACGTCGACGTGGACGTCGACGGCAACCTCTACGCCCGGTTCTGGAACGTGCTGACCGAGATCGCGTTCCGGGAGTACTTCGACGACCCCCGGACGACCTCGTACGGGCTCGAGGAGTTCGACCGGTTCCCGAAGGGCACCACGTGCTTCCTCGCGCCGCGCGATGAGCTGATGGGCGCCATCGAGGCGTTCTCCTCCCACTACGAGGACGTCCGCGACGCGAACGACGACACGGTCATGATCCGGCACCTCGCGGCCCGGCGGCGCATCAACATCTCGCCGGGCTTTTCGTGCCTCTACCGGGGGCGCGGCGCGCTGCTGCCGTTCCTCAGGCACAGCCACCACCGGGGCGTCGTCTTCGTCGATGGCTTCCTCCGGCGCGGGACGCGCTTCCTCGTCCCTCTCCTGCTGTTCTTCCCCGTGAGCGCGCTCGCGGTGGCGGTCGCCGCCGCCCGGCCCCGGGCGGCGCTGCGGGCGGTCCCCGTCGCCCCGCTGGCCTGCGCGGCGGTCGCGGCCGTCCACCGGCGCCGGCCGGCCGACACGGCCGCGCTGGCGCTGCTCGGCCCGGTGTGGGCGCTCGTCTACGGCGCCGGGGTGTGGCGCGGCGCGGCCGCCGCGCTGCGAGCGCGGGTGCGCCGGTGATCGCTGCGATCTACGGCACGACGGGCGAGCTCATCAAGCTCGCCCCGCTGCTGCGGCGCCTCGCCGAGGCGGGGTGCCCCGCCTTCACCGTGTGCACGGCGCAGCAGCCGGAGCAGATCCCGTCCATGCTGGAGGATCTCGGCGTCCCGCCGCCCGACCTCTGGATCGACCGCACGCCGGGCGCGGGCGACCTCGAGCGCGCGGGGCAGATCCCGGGCTGGCTCGCGGGCGTCGCCCGTGGCGTGATCCGCCACCGCCGGTCGCTGCGCGCCGCGGTGCGCGGCGACGGCCGCCCGCCGCTCGTGCTCGTGCACGGCGACACCTTCACCACCGTCATCGGCGCCGTGATCGGCCGGCTGCTGGGCGCCCGCGTCGGGCACGTGGAGGCGGGCCTGCGCAGCGGCGACTGGCGCAACCCCTTTCCGGAGGAGCTCGACCGGCGCATCACGTCACGTCTGGCGCAGCTGCACTTCGCCCCCGGCTCCTGGGCCGCCGGCAACCTCCGGCGCGCACGGGTCGGCGGCACGATCGTCGACACCGGCGGCAACACCATCCGCGACGCCCTCGCGCTGGTCGACGACGACGCGCCGATGCCCGCCGGCGTGCCCCCCGGCCGCTTCGGGCTCGTCTCGATCCACCGCTTCGAGCTGCTCCGCTCGCGGTCGGCCCTCGCCGCCGTCCTCGAGGTGCTGCGCGAGGAGGCGCAGCGGCTCCCGCTGGTGTTCATCGACCACCCGGTCACGGTGCAGGCGCTGCGCTCGCAGGGCCTCGACCACCTCGTCGCCGCCCCGGGCATCCACCGCGTGCCGCGCCAGCGCTACGTGCCGTTCATCTCGCTGCTGAAGCGCAGCGAGTACCTGGTGACCGACTCGGGCGGATGCCAGGAGGAGTGCGCCGAGCTCGGGCACCCCTGCCTCGTGCACCGGGCGGCCACCGAGCGTCAGGACGGACTGGACGGCCCCGTCGTGCTCTCGGGGCTGGACGTCGGCGTCCTCCGCGGGTTCCTCGCCGAACGGCCGTCCGGCGCGCCGGCCGGCGCCACGGTGAGCCCCACCGCCGTCATCCTCGAGTACCTCGTCAGCGCCGGTCACGCGCCGGCCGACGGCCTCGCGCACGGGGAGCGCGCGTTGCGCTGACGCCCGCCGTCGCGGGCGCCCGGGGCGTCAGGCCGGGCCGGGCGGCCTGCGCGTCGCGAGCACG harbors:
- a CDS encoding oligosaccharide flippase family protein, whose protein sequence is MTAVRGGALLFAAMVIANATNYGFTIIAGRVLGPAEYGVLTALLVLVMLIQLPLASVQMAVSREVAHRAASGREIDAAALVGRLLRMAGVATAVMAVAFVAAMAPLSHMLQIDGLGPMAITGLCLLPTVATVVLMGDLQGLQRYGSLSAAVALPPVLRLAMFAALVALGASLYGALLATAVAAIAGLAAAAWWARHTLRAKVAEIHVDSVAFLRYLAPVALGVLAVTALTNIDVLVVKGRLSPEDAGIYGAASNLAKLAVLLPSAIIGVLFPRVAARVARGEDSIDILGRALVVTMGFCALLLGTYAVLGETIVELSFGDEYAEAASLLVIFCIGMTCFSMANVLVSYELSLGRHAYAAALAGAAAVHVLLLCVVPADLVALLWVNVAVGLAILAVYQLQRGGVFAAIWLGAAHVHRQVAPAQRIASGMRVLAARRAIVAEAGLVLAGATLAAVALTWPLAADVGHGVLGRGDPLGTVAWLWRTTQEGGFSIAGQTHVALTGAPFGWEQGNGVNIQWLLPYLPAHLLTPVIGEVAAYNLVVLAGLALSGAAMYWLVRRLGAGAAAAAWGGLAYMGFPWLLARAENHASLTHVWGFPLLILAIVVWARRRDARGAVAVAGALGALWMTSGYYGLMGLVIVGVAIPAAMLAGAEGSVRGRVRDAGIAWGASAAAVLTVFLISRLGAGDSAFGLDGGVGELATYGARAHEYVVPPATNPYVGDRTADYLAARQHGSNPGETSLYVGLLTLALAAAWLGRGILRRRALGRDERRLLLVLPVLALAAVAFSLPSPLTIAGHEVTTPARLVHAAATEFRVPSRFVVVLMAALVPMAALGLAMAIRSAGGLAHRLTGRAGAATAAAACLGLLAIAASQLELRTDRTAIVPLDDAPPEYALLDRAPAGIVAEYPLLASREPASAETLVWQRGHGRRLLNGAPAGTPGDGVRAGVLDPAAPGAAGSLAALGVTAVIDRRDPARALELGAGYELIGRAANGVAVWRVTARPGVAVSLTGFGEPEAAGAGTWMQWSVADRGEIIVVAPEPGLYRATFQVGSYGPARSVAVAGATGARTIRAGAIEPRELLLRLPRGRSRIGWSTDPGPQPIPDGRSVGITMSGWTVTPARRAAPGDAVIAAPVGGG
- a CDS encoding UDP-N-acetylglucosamine 2-epimerase, yielding MIAAIYGTTGELIKLAPLLRRLAEAGCPAFTVCTAQQPEQIPSMLEDLGVPPPDLWIDRTPGAGDLERAGQIPGWLAGVARGVIRHRRSLRAAVRGDGRPPLVLVHGDTFTTVIGAVIGRLLGARVGHVEAGLRSGDWRNPFPEELDRRITSRLAQLHFAPGSWAAGNLRRARVGGTIVDTGGNTIRDALALVDDDAPMPAGVPPGRFGLVSIHRFELLRSRSALAAVLEVLREEAQRLPLVFIDHPVTVQALRSQGLDHLVAAPGIHRVPRQRYVPFISLLKRSEYLVTDSGGCQEECAELGHPCLVHRAATERQDGLDGPVVLSGLDVGVLRGFLAERPSGAPAGATVSPTAVILEYLVSAGHAPADGLAHGERALR
- a CDS encoding glycosyltransferase family 2 protein, which gives rise to MAGGRNHSASERAPSLSVVIPVFNEPVWIRRAVADLEEAVRRSPFEDVRLIIVDDGSDPPTQEALATLETGLDLTVVRQANAGRFAARRAGVAAASGQLVLLIDSRVSLGPDALAFVAERLAADPSAVIWNAHVDVDVDGNLYARFWNVLTEIAFREYFDDPRTTSYGLEEFDRFPKGTTCFLAPRDELMGAIEAFSSHYEDVRDANDDTVMIRHLAARRRINISPGFSCLYRGRGALLPFLRHSHHRGVVFVDGFLRRGTRFLVPLLLFFPVSALAVAVAAARPRAALRAVPVAPLACAAVAAVHRRRPADTAALALLGPVWALVYGAGVWRGAAAALRARVRR